From the Deltaproteobacteria bacterium genome, the window TGTCAGGACAGTGCGGGAATAGAGGTTCCCGGTGATGAATTTTGAAAAATCATTGGCCAGGTCCCTGTCGAATTCCTTCCACATCAGGTAGGGCGGATCCATCCGGACGCCCTTTCCAAAAAGCTTCTTGGCCGTCTCCTGGGTCCTTTTTCTGGTTTCTTCCTCACTCGCCATTCACATCCTCCCAAGGCGGCCTGACAGCCGCAACCAAAAGGTTTCACCTATGGACGCCCGTGGGGGTCTCTGCCCAAGAGCTGCAATAAAATGCGGTCGTATGGTTCGGCGGCCGCCCCCGGGCTCCGGATAATGTTTACGGAAAGGCAGCAAGGACATACCCTCCCATAAAAGGTTGTACTTGGGGCTGGAACAGACTGTATTGTAAAGCCCTGCTGCCGTCCCCAGGAGCTGTATTCGGTTTTTGTCCCGCCTCCTGGGCGGGAGGCAGAGACCCCCACGGGAAAACTTCTTCGCACGTTGCAGAGAAGTTATGCATCGCCCTTCAGGGGCATGCTCAAGGTAAACACCGTCCCCTTCCCTTTCCGGCTTTGAAAGGTCAGGGTGCTGTGGGGGTGCTGCGCTACAATGTTTTTGGATACGCTCAGGCCCAGGCCGGAGCCCTTTTTTTTCCCGGTAAAAAAGGGGGAGAACACTTTGGCCTGTTGCGCTTCTGAAATGCCGCATCCGTCATCGGCGACAACGATCTCCACCCTTTTTTCCCTGCGACGCGTTTCGAGCCAAAGATGTCCCCCCGTTTCCATGGCCTCCATGGCGTTTTTTGTCAGGTTGAGCAGCACCTGCTCGAGCTTGGCCCGATCCCCGGTCACGGTCAGGTCTCCGGGGGCGGGGGTAAACTCCGCCTGAATATGCTTCATGTTGCAGTCGTCCCGCACAAAGTCATAGACCTCTTTAACCAGGGCGTTGACGTCGATGTCCTCCATATCGAGGCGCTTCGGCGAATAAAGGTCCCTGAATTCGTTCAAAAGATTTTCCAGGCGGGCCACCTCCGTCACGATGATGTTTAACTTGGAGAGGGCCTTTTCGTCGTCTATCTCCTTGGCGAGCTGCCGGGCAAATCCGCCGATCATCATCAAGGGATTCTTTATCTCATGACTGACTTCGGCCACGAACTGCCCCAGGGCCGCGAGACGTTCGGACTGGATGAGCTGGTCTTGAAGGGCCTTGATCTCGGTGAGGTCCCGAATGATGCCTGTAAAGTAGGTCTCGCCGCCCGCCTCGGACACGGAAAAGGAGATACTGGCCGGGAATGTTTCGCCGTTCTTTCGAGTCACCACGATCTCCGTATCGTGACCGATCCGGCGGGGAATCCTGGTGCTGACGTATCTCGCTACGGCCTCCCGGTGATTCCGGGCGCACGTAGGGGTCATGATCCGGTCAAGATCATACCCCACCACCTCCCCCCGGTCATAGCCGAAGATCCTTTCCGCGGCCTTGTTGAAGAAGACCACCTGGTGGCGGGCGTCGATGGTGATAAATGCCTCGTTGGTATTCTCGACCGCATTCTCGAGAACCGCGCTGCGCCTGATTGCATCGGTCTTGTCAGTCATGGCCTTTCTCCTGCCCGATCCTCAACAACTTCCCTTGTCGCATCCCATTTGGGAGAAAGACGCAGGATACAACTGATCCGACGGAACAGGGTCCTGCGCCGTTGCCCCCGCCCCTTTGCCTGAAGATGCCTTATCATACCACACGACGCATCGGCAGGGTAAACAGTTCCGGCCTACATATCACACTATAGGGTGTAATTGCAGCCTTTTCCTCACGGCGGCCCTCTCGCAGGTGCGCGTCAGGAGCATTTTTCGGGATGCATGAGCGGACCAGCGGCTGAGACCAGCTCCAACTGACAAGAAAATCGCTCTTAAAAACTTCCCTAAGGCGGCCAGACGGCCACAACCAAACAGGTTTCACCCAAGTCCCAGAAGCGTTCTGGACGCCCACGCGCTTACCGATAAAACACCAACTTCTCCGCATGGTGCAGAGTAGTTACCACCAAAGATTCTGATATAGCGATTTTTCAGTCCATTCTTTCCATTATGCCTTACACCGCTCCAGGGCGCCTTCCCATATTGGGAACATGTAATAGGCATACGGATATTTATAGGCGCCGGCGTATGATTCCCGCAAATTTACAGTAAGCCTTTCAAGATCCGCAACAGGGAATCCCACGATCATCTCGTTGTCCGCCGCGTATGCAAACCTGCGATCGCCGATATCTGCAATAGCCAACCTGACCTTGCCGGTAACATAAGGGACAACCAGGGCCTCGTAACAGCTGGCGCCGTGACCATTAGTGCTTAGTTGCACATTATCGCCCCCATCCCATATATGGGCGTAAACCAGTTGGAGCATCTGAACGGGGGTCCCCCAAACCTGCACAATATCCGGTTCAACCGTCATCTTTTTGAGCGGCGCAGCGCCGAATGCTTCGAACCGTCCTTTTTCGATCATCATTCTATCCTGAGCCAGTTTTTTGGATGCTGCCACGCTCTTTGCCCAGGCGCCCTCATTCCTGGTTCCATCCGCAACATCGGGAGCAGCATCATAAAACCCCAGCACAGCACCCCCCAGACCGCAAGCCGTTACGGCATCCCTGGTGGTGGCCACACCTGTCTCATGGTATCTTGCCTTTCCAATGATTTGGCAAACAGCGCAAGTTGCGCTTATGACCTCAAATTCCATAGGGATATCGCTCCTCTTAGGAAATAACTTGATGCCGACCGGCGAAATCTTGAGTCGTAACAAACCTTCCAACTCCGATGCCAACTCAGCAAATGTGCTCATCGTATTCACCTCCTTGTAGACCGGTTATGATCTTGAAAAAGCCCTGGCCCCG encodes:
- a CDS encoding PAS domain S-box protein, with product MTDKTDAIRRSAVLENAVENTNEAFITIDARHQVVFFNKAAERIFGYDRGEVVGYDLDRIMTPTCARNHREAVARYVSTRIPRRIGHDTEIVVTRKNGETFPASISFSVSEAGGETYFTGIIRDLTEIKALQDQLIQSERLAALGQFVAEVSHEIKNPLMMIGGFARQLAKEIDDEKALSKLNIIVTEVARLENLLNEFRDLYSPKRLDMEDIDVNALVKEVYDFVRDDCNMKHIQAEFTPAPGDLTVTGDRAKLEQVLLNLTKNAMEAMETGGHLWLETRRREKRVEIVVADDGCGISEAQQAKVFSPFFTGKKKGSGLGLSVSKNIVAQHPHSTLTFQSRKGKGTVFTLSMPLKGDA
- a CDS encoding DUF169 domain-containing protein; translation: MSTFAELASELEGLLRLKISPVGIKLFPKRSDIPMEFEVISATCAVCQIIGKARYHETGVATTRDAVTACGLGGAVLGFYDAAPDVADGTRNEGAWAKSVAASKKLAQDRMMIEKGRFEAFGAAPLKKMTVEPDIVQVWGTPVQMLQLVYAHIWDGGDNVQLSTNGHGASCYEALVVPYVTGKVRLAIADIGDRRFAYAADNEMIVGFPVADLERLTVNLRESYAGAYKYPYAYYMFPIWEGALERCKA